The following coding sequences lie in one Arachis ipaensis cultivar K30076 chromosome B03, Araip1.1, whole genome shotgun sequence genomic window:
- the LOC107633685 gene encoding protein FAR1-RELATED SEQUENCE 5-like — MRIKRKDGSRKWYVSRFVEEHNHELAYGKLVDYLRSHRKISEVEVAQLTSMREIGISIPKIYESFAAQLRGFNLLTFTKQDMYNEVRKQRGLQGGDEDYLLFGDVLAFDATYDRNKYNLPVVVFSGVNHHNQTCVFGTAMVSCESPESYIWVLEQFLECMQGKAPQSVITDGDSAMRIAIQSIFSDAHHRCESLHAKLGRFVESRYGILEFVTNFQRCVDFLRDNEDELEFCAWYGTPVLQTEFVELEKSAWTKFTREMFARFRESLKRCVCVRICEINKTLHPHVYTLQKYRRPEMTWQIYREPTSNIFSCTCIRMESFGIPCVHIVAVCVRLDLAEIPQSLVLRKWSKTAKMEIKNEIVDHHTADQSVTYRIRLGAFSQLCKRLWRVACMSDDDFKVYSKKVLSNAVFLEIKYGLRPPSNIPTPAIDNVVKDPIRVRTKGTGRCSQDGGSAAKTKRKCSTCGKLGHQRTRYPNGDTPAATTNETATAGGHKRKQSKVIL; from the exons ATGAGGATTAAGAGGAAAGATGGAAGCAGGAAGTGGTACGTGTCGCGTTTTGTCGAGGAGCATAATCACGAACTGGCGTATGGGAAGCTTGTGGATTATTTACGGTCACACAGGAAGATTTCTGAGGTAGAAGTTGCTCAGCTAACAAGCATGAGGGAGATTGGGATTAGCATTCCGAAGATATATGAGTCATTTGCAGCACAACTAAGGGGTTTTAACCTGCTTACATTTACGAAGCAAGATATGTATAACGAGGTGCGGAAGCAGAGAGGGCTCCAAGGTGGAGAC GAAGATTATTTGTTGTTCGGCGACGTCCTAGCATTCGATGCAACGTACGACCGTAACAAGTATAACCTTCCCGTTGTTGTCTTCTCCGGAGTAAACCACCACAACCAGACATGCGTTTTTGGTACAGCTATGGTTTCCTGTGAGTCACCTGAGTCTTACATTTGGGTTCTTGAGCAGTTTTTGGAATGCATGCAAGGAAAGGCACCACAGTCTGTTATCACCGATGGGGACTCAGCCATGAGGATAGCGATTCAGTCCATTTTTTCTGATGCGCATCATAG GTGCGAGTCACTACACGCCAAGCTCGGTCGGTTTGTTGAGAGTCGATACGGTATTCTGGAATTTGTTACCAATTTCCAGAGGTGTGTCGATTTTCTTCGTGACAACGAGGATGAGCTGGAATTTTGCGCTTGGTATGGTACACCTGTATTACAGACGGAGTTTGTTGAGTTGGAAAAGTCGGCGTGGACGAAGTTCACTCGCGAAATGTTTGCTAGATTTAGGGAAAGCTTGAAACGGTGCGTATGTGTTAGAATATGCGAAATCAATAAGACATTGCACCCGCATGTGTATACTCTACAAAAGTATCGGAGGCCTGAGATGACTTGGCAAATTTATAGGGAGCCTACTTCTAATATCTTTAGTTGCACGTGCATACGAATGGAGTCGTTCGGAATTCCATGTGTGCACATCGTGGCTGTGTGTGTCAGGCTTGATTTAGCGGAAATTCCTCAAAGCCTAGTTCTGCGCAAGTGGTCCAAGACAGCTAAAATGGAGATAAAAAATGAAATAGTTGACCACCACACTGCTGATCAAAGCGTGACGTATAGAATAAGGTTGGGTGCGTTCTCGCAGCTATGCAAGCGGTTATGGAGGGTGGCTTGCATGAGCGATGATGACTTCAAGGTTTACTCGAAGAAGGTTTTATCCAATGCTGTTTTCCTTGAAATCAAGTATGGTCTTCGACCACCAAGCAATATTCCCACACCGGCAATAGATAATGTAGTGAAAGACCCAATTCGTGTTAGAACAAAAGGCACAGGTCGGTGCAGTCAAGATGGGGGTTCTGCTGCGAAGACCAAAAGAAAGTGCAGTACGTGTGGGAAGCTCGGGCACCAGAGGACACGCTATCCTAACGGAGATACGCCAGCTGCAACAACAAATGAGACAGCCACTGCTGGGGGGCATAAACGCAAGCAATCAaaggttattttataa